From the genome of Mastacembelus armatus chromosome 5, fMasArm1.2, whole genome shotgun sequence:
CTCTAGGATTATCATGCCCTGTGTGCAGCTCCTTCTCATCAAAATGCGCTGGGTCCAGACAGTGTGGGGCAGCATACTGAACATTCTCATCAGCCCTTTCTTTGCCAGTACTGGAAAATGCTGCGGTCGAATCAACATCCATCTggcaaaagacaaagaaactcGTAAAAACACATGTGTATAAAcggtaaaacagaaaatgcaggaTAACAGATTGTATACAAATTCCTTGCAGGTAAAATCCTGATTTGCATCATAATCATctcattattttctattttggtTTAGCTgtcaagtgaaaaaaatgttaatatgtgATGTAAACTCTATGCCAGGACCTGGTAATGGCAACACGACAAACGTGGCTTGTGCAGAGACAATATGTAGTAATAAAATGGTTCGAGGcgcaaacacaaaaaaatgatcGTAAGCAAATGTTTATGAAAAACAACTGCAATTAAATTCCATAATTATCTGGACCTCActggaaaacaggaagagataCGAGAATTTAGAGCAACTAACATCACCTGGATGGACCAATGTGTATCTGCAGGAAAACTAAATGACTGAGCTAACAACACTGCAAATctgcatgaataaaaatatgGATTTAAATAATAAAGGCTTTTAAATATATCTGATGTTTTTGACCTTTGAagaaaaccaataaaataaaaaaaaaaacaattaggtTTCAAATAGCACAATaggaaaaataacaatttaCTCAAGTTTGATCTaacttatattaaaaaaaaaaccttttacagTCACCTAATAAATCTGTGTAGCTTCCATTCAGTCAGCTCACCTACTGACTCTCATCACTGCCATGTGGAAGCACAGGTAGGCTGTGTGTTCTGTCTGTAGTGCATGGATGTGCACTGGAGCATTACAGTCAAAACACAGAGGAGCTTTGACTGTGAAAATCTCAGGCCgtgtcttttgttttgatttgaggACAGAAAACGAAAAGTGAAAACAGGCACATCAGTCACGAAATTCAAGAAAACACTATTTTCTATGTGTATcagtatttttttgtattttaatgtggAAATTATAAAATTAAGATTATTTCTAATTTCTCATTTCAAAACAGACTTGGACTGAAAGGAAGGCACATGGTTTCTAATGCAAACAATGTTAAAGTACAATACATTATGAAACTGGGAGTACAGGTCTGCCAGTCGTAAACTACTGGTCCTAGTTCAGTTATGAAATAATGCTGTGGGaatatcaaattaaaacatACCCTGGCATGTCGTTTGGGCTTATTTACATATTCCAGTGTTTTAGAAAGCCTTAAAGGAGCCTAACACCAAGTCAACACTTCTCAACTTGTGAACATTTATCTGTAAAGGATCTTTGTAGACCTGACAGAATGAATCTTTGATAACAACATGGGGGTTATATCTCAGCCAAAGACACTGAAATTTTAAAGACATGAGTGTTTGCCAGTTGGTTTGGGGCTAACAAAAGACAGTGCTGAATTGCATTATGGGATGTGTGAATTCCAGTGCTTTTTGAGCTTGATCCATACAAGGGGACTAGAAATCAGGATATCTTGATCTCCGCTGCTTCAAGTTTGACATTTCTTGCAAGTCTCCTGTCTCTGTGGTTGCTCATCAGTGCAGCGGCAGGGTAACTTTGAGGAAGTGCCTCTATCTGTCAATAATCCTCAGTCAGTGTGATTGATTTTTGAAGGTTAGGCACATTCACTCTGAGACTGTAACACATAGTTTACAGTACATAAACATTTCTAACACTTTAGGACTTAATCTAACATGAAAACCTATGCTGTAATAAAGCATAAGCAATATTTAATGTGCATCAAATAACTGCACTGCTGAGGAAGCACCACCCGTACTTGGAAACCAAACCAAGTTAATGACAGCCCCTCCGAGCACTCGTTTCTACTGTATATAAGTCTAAATATAGACCGGAGGCCTGCATGTCTGTCTACATTAAATGGAAGGCAGGAGGCAGTGCGGTCTCAGCTGAATCGACACCCACAGAGGCAGAGGTATGTCCACTGTGACCGTCCGCTGAGCTATTTCTGTCCTTCTGCCTCCATGCCTAACTGGCCTCTACTCTCCACTGCAACACCGAGAATACTCATCTAATTGGATTGGCTCCCAATCACATGAACTCTGATCTCATTGCAGCCCTCCCTGTCTCATCCAGGTCTCTGCCACCAGGAAACTGTGGCAAGGAACGCCAATCAGTGCCCTGAAGTCACGCTTACTGTACTGTTCTTACACTGACCTGATTAATAAATACCGACAGAGAGCTGGGGGGTACTATCAGTATCTTGTACCACTTTTCATAAGGACCCCCTCCTCTCCCCACTCTGTCTGGCAGCaccacacagtgtgtgtttgtttatgcacCATGCTGATGTAGAAAGCTGCTGTATGACTGATAGCACCAACTGCCAGGTTTAAGGACGACTGAGTTTTATTTTGGGGGACTATTGAATTTATGGATCTGGCTATGCTAAAATCAGAACAGTTATCTGTTGTGCACCACTAAGACTGTGAAGCATTACAACTACGTGTTGTTTCTATTGCATTATTATAAACAGGACACACGTACATATTTATATCTATATCCAAATCTATACATCTATATGCACTTTTTAAAGTTAAGTATTAGGATGCACAATGCGGCATCCCAGCTACAGCCTGAGCCTGGAGGGTGTGTTACTGTCTCACTGCGTGGTGGAAGTTCATGCTACCGTGCAAACCCTACCCAGTTAGCCCCACAGGTCTGCGTGAAATGTGACACAGCCCTGGGTTCTCCTTTCAGCCatgccttttctgtctgtgtccattacattgtgtgtgtgtgtgtgtgtgtacactttgTCTGTGTAGTTGTGggtgactgtgtgtgcaggGCGGGGGTCAGGCCTCCATTTTTATCAGGACGTTTGCAGCAGCTGTCCACTGGCATGTCAGTGGGAGCGTCACTGTAGTGATACAGGGGTTCAGGACTGAACTGAGTCGACTTCGTGCAGTCTGATCCAGGAAGGTTTGTCCTCACTGTCACCGGCCTGTCCAGGACCTGCAGTCCCACCATGGCGGATCAGTACCAGTACAATATCAACGAGGAGAAGATCGTGAAGGACAGCCACACCAAGGAGATCGACCTAATTAACAGAGACCCCAAGCAGATCAATGAAGACGTGGTGAAGGTTTGTGCAGCATGGAGACAACACCCTGTCACATTAAGAACGGAACCCCCGTCTCAGAAAGTGCAGGAGCATGTAGAGAAAATACATAGTCGTTGCTGGGAACAAAGACAGGAGAACACATATTCATACTATCTGGAAAATCCCTAAATAGCCTGAGAGCTATTCCTGCTTTGGCTGTGCATAACCTAAAGTTTATTTTTGGAATGGGGAGGAAGAGTGTGAAATGGATACTGTGTGCCACCGTGTTTTATTTAGGTTCGACTACTGTTTATCCTGTGATTGTTGCCATGTTATCACCACAAAGTGTTTTTCCATAAGGACCAGGGTGAATATAcctttatattatatatatatattagatgTCTGAGTGCAGAGCGGGTGTGTAGACGTGTTCGCTGAGGATGGGAAACCATGAGAGATGAGCTGAACGTATGTTCTGTGTCTGAAATGAACCACAAACCTGCTCGTGTGTGTCTTCactaaaaaaacactgataatgaTGTGATTATAGATGATTTTAAACTATTGGGTTTTCTAAGCTGACCACCAATACAGTAAATTAGCACTTACTAATCCAGTCATTGCCATTTCTCTGTTTAGTGCCTTACCATTAAATTAAAGTGCCTCAGTAATATCTATTGGCAGAATGTGCCTAATTAGTCAGTGAATCCAATCTACTGAACACTCAGGTTAACCAGCTGTGGACCACATAGGCACCCATCTGTAATTTCTAAATAGCACAGATGGCTCGTTTGCAGAATTAGATTCTAGCAATCCTCTAAGAGCTGAAAGAGGCCAGACCTGGCAGACAagtcacacagcagcagtacatGTCCAGCCATTCACTCAGTGGATGATCTCAGGCTGCTGGCTCTACGGGAAGTGAGCTGTGACTTGTTACTTCCCATGTTGAGTCTATTCGATAGcctggaagaaaagaaaaggttttagACGTGTGGGGCGTCTGCCTGCCGCGATTATGGGCTggttaattaacattttatagcTGAGAATGCAACAAAGACCCAGTGACACTTACTGAACACTTCAAACAGACCAAACTGTTGAACGGCTGAATCTTTGCTTCTTGAAAATGTGTAGGAATGAAGCTTTTAAAAAGATTTGGACGTCGCATTAAAAGCCATAACTTTACCTgactgcattattttttaatgaagtgCAACAGATGACTGGCGTCTTTGCATGAACTGAACACTAACATAATCTATAGTCCTAACACTGGCATGTGGACATTACCCTCACAGGTCTGAAGGAGGGGTGCCCTCGGGGGATGTATATTATTGAATacctcttttcattttgttttattaggtGGAGTTTGAAGATGTCATTGCAGAGCCTGACGGCACACACAGCCTGGACGGCGTGTGGAAGCTGAGCTACACTACCTTCACTGTGTCCAAGTATTGGTGCTACCGCATTTTGTCTGCCATCTTTGGTATCCCTGTGGCTCTGCTTTGGGGCTTCCTGTTTGCCTGCATCTCCTTCTGCCACATCTGGGCTGTGGTTCCCTGCATCAAGAGCTGTCTGATTGAGTCGCAGTGCGTCAGTCGCATCTACTCTCTCTGCATCCAGACCTTCTGTGATCCCTTCTTTGAAGCCCTGGGCAAGATCTTCAGCAGTGTGCGAGTAGCGCTGCGCAAAGAAGTCTAAGAACTCACACGTTGGTGTTTATAATATGATCGTTTGAAATGTGGTATCTTTTTATACACCAGAAGATTAGTCCCGGTACCTCGCTCACTCCCTTatactcttcctcctcccttcaTAACATGCTGTTCCCCACCCTTCACCTGTCCAGTCTGCCTTTTGCCACCAGAAGCTTAgtgacagctgcagcaggcagtATGCTTCTGTGGCAGCTCTGACACTCCTGGAGGCCTCAGTGCTCCTCACCGAGGGAGCGGAGGGCAGCCTGCCAACAGGAGGGTCTGTCTGCCCtcatttgtgtttgtactgCTACTCATTCATAACAAATGACAGCTAGATACGCAGCCAGctcatttcacatttctttctgttctccAACATGTATTCTGATCATGTTTCCTCTTAACCTGTGATCACTGCGCTTTTTAGAGACCTGCAATGTTTTGAAACAGCCGTGCAGACAATCTACCTCCCTTTATCGAAGTGTGACGAGGATGGGATGttaaaaatactgcacatcTCAGTCAAATGTGTGTAAACTGGTCTGAACCTTCCTGCTAACTGAGTAAAGTAAAAACCTCCCTCATGGATCTATTTTAATGTTCCACATTCTTCTTTTAATTGGATAGAAACGTATTAgagttctgcagctgctgtgtgtggtggGTTTTATTTCAAATCGTTCTGAGAGGCTTTGGAAATGCATCTTCACCACTCACACTTCAGTCAAGCCAAAAGCAGTGACCTGAGAACTGTGACCCACTAGAGGCTGCTGTTGTCTTAtctgtcatgtttttcacttttagCTCCATTATTGATGATTCAGACTCACCACACCCTTCATTGtttgtcatctgtgtgtgtttctttctggcTGATTTATTCTAGTCCTTCATTCCACTAAAGggctaaaaacaaataagagtTAGATAAGATAATTAGGTTATATGGTcaaatttcattaaaacatgacTGTCGCTTGAATCTGTGTAGAGTATGGGCTGTACTAACCACAACAGCTTCAGGTTTTTATCCAAAATGCAAGTCTCTCCACAGACgacatgttttattcaaataaataagacaCAGTACGTATGTTTTCCTAAAATtcaacacacatatacatgtatgCAAACACGtcttgtaaaaaaaagaaaaacaggcttAATATTCATATCTGTGCTTTTTACAAGGCATATTTGAATCATCCACAAAGACCCGACAGCACATAAAGTAATACTGATATTTACAAATGAACCAAGTTCATAGATGATTTATATTTGGCATAAACATCAAACCTTGAAATTTTAATTATTCtcttcttttgtcattttttggatTCTTCatattattaaatacatttctaCAAACTGTACACACACGCTGCCCTTCATCTTTACTGGCACCTTTAAGAAAACACTTGAAATTATTCACAGAAAAGGTCTTATTAactctaaaatatttatttctactaatataatatttttcactgaaacaaaatTGTCATGAAACATCAAATTATCAAGACCACGAGGGATCCATGCCCCCCTAACCCCAGACTCCCCCACACACCCACAATATAACTGTGAAATCAAAAATGTAGAGTGGCAGTATATTagtaaggtaaaaaaaaaagacctaaaACGTATAATTATGGcacattttctgcattaattagtccacataataataaaaatgaacacGTGCAGTTGGATTTTCCTTTAATAAGTTGTTTGTATGAT
Proteins encoded in this window:
- the cav3 gene encoding caveolin-3, translating into MADQYQYNINEEKIVKDSHTKEIDLINRDPKQINEDVVKVEFEDVIAEPDGTHSLDGVWKLSYTTFTVSKYWCYRILSAIFGIPVALLWGFLFACISFCHIWAVVPCIKSCLIESQCVSRIYSLCIQTFCDPFFEALGKIFSSVRVALRKEV